One genomic window of Gossypium hirsutum isolate 1008001.06 chromosome D11, Gossypium_hirsutum_v2.1, whole genome shotgun sequence includes the following:
- the LOC107921905 gene encoding myosin-15 — MTDIDKSKDALLKSQKSKRCDVNLLLATLCTHTIQTREGSIVKALDCNAIVASRDVLAKTVYARFFDWLVDKINISVGQDPNSHVQIGVLDIYVFECFKHNRL, encoded by the exons ATGACAGATATTGATAAGTCGAAGGATGCTTTACTAAAATCTCAGAAATCAAAGAG GTGTGATGTGAACCTCTTGTTGGCGACATTATGTACTCATACCATTCAAACCCGTGAAGGAAGTATAGTTAAAGCTCTTGATTGTAATGCTATTGTGGCTAGTCGGGATGTATTGGCAAAGACAGTTTATGCTCGATTCTTTGATTG GCTTGTTGATAAGATTAATATATCCGTGGGGCAAGATCCAAATTCCCATGTGCAAATTGGAGTTTTGGACATCTATGTATTTGAATGCTTTAAGCATAATAG ATTATGA